In the Streptobacillus moniliformis DSM 12112 genome, one interval contains:
- the malQ gene encoding 4-alpha-glucanotransferase — protein sequence MEQNFDYKHINKNRKSAIIMHISSLWNEYGIGNLGKEAYEFADFLKASGQYYWQILPTGPTGYGDSPYQSFSSFAGNPYFIDFRILEEEGLLNREDYENLDYGNDPNRVDFGKIYLTRKEVLSKAFENFKNIEDEKYNIFITENSDWIHDYSLFMALKEHFGNISWEDFPQEIKDRNLEELDKYEILLKDKINYQKFIQYKFFSQYKKWKEYVNSLGIKIIGDMPIYVSPDSLEVWKDRELFLDNIVGGCPPDGFSAGGQKWGNPVYAWEKHMETGFKWWINRIEKTMKYIDVLRIDHFRGFESYWAVPKFDEDARNGKWVKAPGVELFEAIEKALGKIDIVAEDLGYTTVEVVKFREKTGFPGMKMLQFAFNPENESDFLPHQIERNWAVYTGTHDSDTVKTWFDRANPIEVEFAKKYLHLTDPKDYVKGFIRAAWSSVANLAVAQMQDFLELGDEGRMNTPSTLGNWSWRVRKEMLTKELSKEIYDLTKTYFRLND from the coding sequence ATGGAACAAAATTTTGATTACAAACATATTAATAAGAATAGGAAAAGTGCAATAATTATGCACATTTCTTCATTATGGAATGAATACGGAATAGGTAATTTAGGAAAAGAAGCTTATGAATTTGCTGATTTTCTTAAAGCATCTGGTCAATATTATTGGCAAATATTACCTACAGGTCCTACAGGTTATGGAGATTCACCTTATCAATCTTTTTCATCATTTGCAGGTAATCCATATTTCATAGATTTTAGAATACTTGAAGAAGAAGGATTACTTAACAGAGAAGATTATGAAAATTTAGATTATGGAAATGACCCTAATAGAGTAGATTTTGGTAAAATTTATTTAACAAGAAAAGAAGTACTTTCAAAAGCTTTTGAAAACTTTAAAAATATAGAAGATGAAAAATATAATATATTTATAACTGAAAATTCTGATTGGATTCATGACTATTCTTTATTTATGGCATTAAAGGAACATTTTGGTAATATTTCTTGGGAAGATTTTCCACAAGAAATTAAAGATAGAAATTTAGAAGAATTAGATAAGTATGAAATATTATTAAAAGATAAGATAAATTATCAAAAATTTATACAGTATAAATTCTTTTCTCAGTATAAAAAATGGAAAGAATATGTTAATTCTTTAGGTATTAAAATTATAGGTGATATGCCTATTTATGTTTCGCCTGATAGTTTAGAGGTTTGGAAGGATAGAGAATTATTCTTAGATAATATAGTAGGAGGTTGCCCACCAGATGGATTTAGTGCAGGAGGGCAAAAATGGGGAAATCCTGTATATGCTTGGGAAAAACATATGGAAACTGGATTTAAATGGTGGATAAATAGAATAGAAAAAACAATGAAATATATTGATGTATTAAGAATAGATCATTTTAGAGGATTTGAATCATATTGGGCAGTTCCTAAATTTGATGAAGATGCAAGAAATGGTAAATGGGTAAAAGCACCTGGAGTAGAATTATTTGAAGCTATAGAAAAAGCTTTAGGTAAAATAGATATAGTTGCTGAAGATTTAGGATATACAACTGTAGAAGTAGTTAAATTTAGAGAAAAAACAGGATTTCCAGGTATGAAAATGTTACAGTTTGCATTTAATCCTGAAAATGAAAGTGATTTCCTGCCACATCAAATAGAAAGAAATTGGGCAGTATATACAGGAACTCATGATAGTGATACTGTTAAAACATGGTTTGATAGAGCAAATCCTATAGAGGTAGAATTTGCTAAAAAATATCTACATTTAACAGATCCTAAAGATTATGTTAAAGGATTTATTAGAGCTGCATGGTCATCTGTAGCTAATTTAGCAGTAGCACAAATGCAAGACTTTTTAGAACTTGGTGATGAAGGTAGAATGAATACGCCTTCAACTTTAGGAAATTGGTCTTGGAGAGTTAGAAAAGAAATGTTGACTAAAGAATTAAGTAAAGAAATTTATGATTTAACAAAAACATATTTCAGATTAAATGATTAA